A window from Tachyglossus aculeatus isolate mTacAcu1 chromosome 20, mTacAcu1.pri, whole genome shotgun sequence encodes these proteins:
- the GJA3 gene encoding gap junction alpha-3 protein encodes MGDWSFLGRLLENAQEHSTVIGKVWLTVLFIFRILVLGAAAEEVWGDEQSDFMCNTQQPGCENVCYDEAFPISHIRFWVLQIIFVSTPSLIYLGHVLHIVRMEEKKKEKEEELLKKADLRAGAGGQGIPRSPREPLLGREAAGGGEERLPVRDEWGKVRIAGALLRTYVFNIVFKTLFEVGFIVGQYFLYGFELKPLYRCSRWPCPNTVDCFISRPTEKTIFIVFMLAVACVSLLLNILEIYHLGWKKFKQGMTNHYSPNSPKAQPGLARLGQLSPFLLPSHAPPPPTLTIGFPPFYSQSSSSLGQATPSGYPGAPEPPAEFKMAGLPKERSRAASAQAFSSNQHILTAEQNWANQEAEQQTLEQKSPAAPGTPPSPSSPQQNPPEVGGRGEGSEAPLLLVNGGSLGGGSGGEAEAREEWPGTTRVEIHESPLLLLDLRRLSKASKASSCRARSDDLAI; translated from the coding sequence ATGGGCGACTGGAGCTTTTTGGGGCGCCTGCTAGAGAATGCCCAGGAGCACTCCACGGTCATTGGCAAGGTGTGGCTGACAGTGCTGTTCATCTTCAGGATCCTGGTACTGGGGGCTGCGGCCGAGGAGGTCTGGGGGGATGAACAATCGGACTTCATGTGCAACACGCAGCAGCCCGGTTGCGAAAACGTGTGCTACgatgaggccttccccatttcACACATCCGCTTCTGGGTGCTGCAGATCATCTTTGTATCCACACCATCACTCATTTACCTGGGCCATGTGCTGCACATTGTGCgaatggaggagaagaagaaggagaaggaggaggagctgctGAAGAAGGCCGATctgcgggccggggccgggggccagggAATTCCCAGAAGCCCCCGTGAGCCACTTCTCGGGAGGGAGGCGGCTGGTGGGGGCGAGGAGAGGTTGCCGGTGCGGGATGAGTGGGGCAAGGTCCGCATTGCCGGTGCCCTGCTCCGCACCTACGTCTTCAACATCGTCTTCAAGACCCTGTTTGAAGTGGGCTTCATCGTGGGGCAGTACTTCCTGTACGGTTTCGAGTTGAAGCCCCTCTACCGGTGCAGCCGCTGGCCCTGCCCCAACACCGTGGACTGCTTCATCTCCAGGCCCACCGAGAAGACCATCTTCATCGTTTTCATGCTGGCCGTGGCCTGCGTGTCCCTGCTGCTCAACATACTGGAGATCTACCACTTGGGCTGGAAGAAGTTTAAGCAGGGTATGACCAACCACTACAGCCCCAACTCCCCCAAGGCCCAGCCGGGACTAGCGAGGCTGGGCCAGCTCagccctttcctcctgccttcccatgctcccccaccccccaccttgaCCATTGggttccccccattttacagccagtCTTCTTCCTCCCTGGGGCAGGCTACCCCCTCGGGCTACCCCGGGGCCCCAGAGCCCCCAGCAGAGTTCAAAATGGCAGGGCTGCCCAAGGAGCGCAGCCGGGCCGCCTCTGCCCAGGCTTTTAGCAGCAACCAGCACATCCTGACAGCAGAGCAGAACTGGGCCAACCAGGAGGCCGAGCAGCAGACCCTCGAGCAGAAGTCCCCCGCTGCCCCCGgcaccccaccctccccaagcAGCCCTCAGCAGAACCCcccggaggtggggggaagaggtgaGGGTAGCGAGGCTCCCCTGTTGCTGGTGAACGGCGGGAGCTTGGGAGGTGGCAGTGGTGGCGAGGCGGAGGCCAGGGAGGAGTGGCCTGGGACCACCCGCGTGGAGATCCATGAGTCCCCGCTGCTCCTCCTGGACCTGAGGCGGCTCAGCAAGGCCAGCAAGGCCAGCAGCTGTCGAGCCAGATCAGACGACTTGGCCATTTAG